In a genomic window of Vigna angularis cultivar LongXiaoDou No.4 chromosome 6, ASM1680809v1, whole genome shotgun sequence:
- the LOC108341022 gene encoding PAP-specific phosphatase HAL2-like isoform X1, whose translation MSSYFSSFGTKIPRMGKGYDDVFTVTKTKHAVKQPVSCSNYKVPNNLSKQHIGFVSKFPVMEEEQQKRLDVLPELSEDYSKELEVAVRAVQMACSLCQRVQDSIISDTGSVTNHRQVQSKDDNSPVTVADWSVQAIVSWMLSECLGSQNVSIVAEEDVQSLSKANSSELLEAVVETVNQCLAEAPRFGVQEPKCALSTSDVLEIIGRCSSTGGPTGRFWVLDPVDGTLGFVRGDQYAVALALIEDGEVKLGVLGCPNYPMRKEWLSYHHRYHRIISKLTPPTAETWNKGCVLYAKRGSGKAWMQPLIHVNKMFVWPNHAKQVSVSPIDNPALATFCEPVEKANSSHSFTAGLAHTIGLRKQPLRVYSMVKYAAIARGDAEVFMKFARAGYKEKIWDHAAGVIIIQEAGGMVTDAGGLPLDFSKGLYLEGLDRGIVACSGATLHAKIIDAVDASWGSSGL comes from the exons ATGTCTTCATATTTTTCAAGCTTTGGTACAAAAATCCCACGTATGGGGAAAGGGTACGATGATGTCTTCACAGTGACCAAGACCAAGCATGCAGTGAAGCAACCAGTTTCATGCTCCAACTATAAAGTGCCCAACAACCTCTCAAAGCAGCACATTGGTTTTGTGTCAAAATTTCCCGTGATGGAGGAGGAGCAGCAGAAAAGGTTGGATGTTTTGCCTGAGTTATCAGAGGATTATTCCAAGGAATTGGAGGTGGCTGTTAGAGCAGTGCAGATGGCGTGTTCCCTCTGCCAGAGAGTGCAGGACAGTATAATTTCCGACACTGGGTCTGTCACCAATCATCGTCAGGTGCAGTCCAAGGATGATAATTCTCCGGTTACAGTAGCAG ATTGGAGTGTTCAAGCAATTGTCAGCTGGATGTTGTCAGAATGTTTAGGGAGTCAAAATGTCTCGATTGTTGCTGAAGAAGATGTTCAAAGTCTGTCCAAAGCTAATTCATCTGAACTGTTAGAAGCTGTGGTTGAAACTGTGAACCAATGTCTAGCTGAAGCACCTCGATTTGGAGTTCAGGAGCCAAAATGTGCTCTTTCAACTTCAGATGTTCTTGAAATCATTGGTCGCTGTAGCTCAACGGGGGGTCCCACCGGAAGATTTTGGGTACTGGATCCTGTTGATGGCACATTGGGTTTTGTACGTGGAGATCAATATGCTGTAGCTCTAGCACTCATAGAGGATGGAGAAGTGAAGCTTGGTGTTCTTGGATGTCCTAACTACCCAATGAGGAAGGAATGGTTAAGTTATCATCACCGCTATCATAGGATTATATCCAAGTTGACTCCTCCAACAGCTGAAACTTGGAACAAAGGTTGTGTACTATATGCTAAAAGGGGTAGTGGGAAGGCTTGGATGCAACCGCTGATCCATGTCAATAAGATGTTTGTGTGGCCAAACCATGCAAAACAAGTTTCTGTCTCTCCCATTGACAATCCTGCACTTGCCACCTTCTGTGAACCAGTTGAGAAGGCCAATTCAAGCCATTCTTTTACTGCAGGGCTGGCTCACACTATTGGTCTCAG GAAACAACCGTTGAGGGTATACAGCATGGTAAAGTATGCAGCAATAGCTCGTGGGGATGCTGAGGTTTTCATGAAATTTGCAAGGGCTGGTTACAAGGAGAAAATATGGGATCATGCTGCAGGTGTTATCATCATACAGGAAGCTGGTGGGATGGTAACAGATGCAGGAGGACTTCCCCTAGACTTCTCAAAAGGCTTATATTTAGAAGGCCTTGATCGTGGCATAGTTGCTTGTTCTGGAGCCACACTACATGCAAAGATCATTGATGCAGTTGATGCTAGCTGGGGCTCTTCTGGCCTCTGA
- the LOC108340935 gene encoding uncharacterized protein LOC108340935 encodes MTSIKSLRWLMRKKSGLSDGGKSSFKIRQLPFMAVLCTVMLFIVYRTTKYQYHQEEIDKRWSFWGQPKVYPATSEKLKGLPRGIIHADSDLELRPLWSRSGLRSKANVYSNRNLLAVPVGIKQKQNVDVMVQKFLRENFTIILFHYDGTVDGWWNLGWSSKAIHIVAQNQTKWWFAKRFLHPDIVSIYDYIFLWDEDLGVEHFSPSRYVKIIKQEGLEISQPALDPNSTEIHHRITIRARTKKFHRRVYERRGSTRCSDSSEGPPCTGFVEGMAPVFSRAAWYCTWHLIQNDLVHGWGVDMKLGYCAQGDRTKNVGVVDSEYVFHKGIQTLGGSGHRMSKVSNLQRTTKRQSGTGIDVRTEIRRQSTWEFEIFKERWNEAISQDKSWVDQRRIRKMHDTKHVTI; translated from the exons ATGACGTCGATCAAATCATTGAGATGGCTCATGAGAAAAAAGAGTGGCTTGTCTGATGGG GGCAAGTCAAGTTTCAAGATCAGACAACTGCCTTTTATGGCAGTTTTGTGTACAGTTATGTTGTTCATTGTGTATAGAACTACAAAGTATCAGTATCACCAAGAAGAG AttgacaaaagatggagtttcTGGGGACAACCAAAG GTGTATCCTGCAACTTCTGAGAAGTTGAAAGGCTTGCCAAGAGGTATAATACATGCTGATTCAGATTTGGAGTTAAGACCACTTTGGTCGAGAAGTGGTTTAAGGTCAAAG GCTAATGTTTACTCTAATCGTAACTTGCTGGCAGTACCAGTTGGTATTAAACAAAAGCAGAATGTTGATGTTATGGTGCAAAAG TTTCTTCGAGAAAACTTCACAATTATTTTATTCCATTATGACGGCACTGTGGATGGATGGTGGAATCTTGGTTGGAGTAGTAAGGCCATACACATTGTTGCTCAGAATCAAACAAAGTG GTGGTTTGCAAAAAGATTTCTACATCCGGACATAGTGTCTATATATGATTATATCTTTCTCTGGGATGAGGATCTAGGGGTGGAGCATTTTTCACCTTCAAG atatgttaaaattataaagcAAGAAGGTTTGGAGATATCTCAACCAGCTCTTGACCCAAATTCGACAGAGATACATCACAGAATTACAATTAGAGCTAGAACCAAGAAATTTCATAG AAGAGTCTATGAACGCAGAGGCAGTACAAGATGTTCAGATTCAAGTGAGGGACCACCATGCACTGG GTTTGTGGAAGGTATGGCTCCAGTTTTCTCTCGAGCTGCCTGGTACTGTACTTGGCATCTTATACAG AACGACCTTGTCCATGGTTGGGGAGTGGATATGAAACTAGGATATTGTGCACAG GGAGATCGAACTAAAAATGTGGGAGTTGTTGATAGTGAATATGTATTTCACAAAGGAATACAAACTCTGGGTGGGAGTGGTCACAGAATGTCGAAG GTTTCAAACCTACAAAGGACAACCAAG AGGCAAAGTGGAACAGGAATTGATGTGCGAACCGAG ATACGAAGGCAATCGACATGGGAATTTGAAATCTTCAAAGAACGTTGGAATGAAGCTATTTCCCAAGACAAAAGTTGGGTTGACCAAAGACGAATAAGAAAAATGCACGACACTAAGCATGTTACCATTTAA
- the LOC108341022 gene encoding PAP-specific phosphatase HAL2-like isoform X2, translating into MPYDSILAYILQYLHDWSVQAIVSWMLSECLGSQNVSIVAEEDVQSLSKANSSELLEAVVETVNQCLAEAPRFGVQEPKCALSTSDVLEIIGRCSSTGGPTGRFWVLDPVDGTLGFVRGDQYAVALALIEDGEVKLGVLGCPNYPMRKEWLSYHHRYHRIISKLTPPTAETWNKGCVLYAKRGSGKAWMQPLIHVNKMFVWPNHAKQVSVSPIDNPALATFCEPVEKANSSHSFTAGLAHTIGLRKQPLRVYSMVKYAAIARGDAEVFMKFARAGYKEKIWDHAAGVIIIQEAGGMVTDAGGLPLDFSKGLYLEGLDRGIVACSGATLHAKIIDAVDASWGSSGL; encoded by the exons ATGCCGTATGATTCAATTTTGGCTTATATTCTGCAATATTTACATG ATTGGAGTGTTCAAGCAATTGTCAGCTGGATGTTGTCAGAATGTTTAGGGAGTCAAAATGTCTCGATTGTTGCTGAAGAAGATGTTCAAAGTCTGTCCAAAGCTAATTCATCTGAACTGTTAGAAGCTGTGGTTGAAACTGTGAACCAATGTCTAGCTGAAGCACCTCGATTTGGAGTTCAGGAGCCAAAATGTGCTCTTTCAACTTCAGATGTTCTTGAAATCATTGGTCGCTGTAGCTCAACGGGGGGTCCCACCGGAAGATTTTGGGTACTGGATCCTGTTGATGGCACATTGGGTTTTGTACGTGGAGATCAATATGCTGTAGCTCTAGCACTCATAGAGGATGGAGAAGTGAAGCTTGGTGTTCTTGGATGTCCTAACTACCCAATGAGGAAGGAATGGTTAAGTTATCATCACCGCTATCATAGGATTATATCCAAGTTGACTCCTCCAACAGCTGAAACTTGGAACAAAGGTTGTGTACTATATGCTAAAAGGGGTAGTGGGAAGGCTTGGATGCAACCGCTGATCCATGTCAATAAGATGTTTGTGTGGCCAAACCATGCAAAACAAGTTTCTGTCTCTCCCATTGACAATCCTGCACTTGCCACCTTCTGTGAACCAGTTGAGAAGGCCAATTCAAGCCATTCTTTTACTGCAGGGCTGGCTCACACTATTGGTCTCAG GAAACAACCGTTGAGGGTATACAGCATGGTAAAGTATGCAGCAATAGCTCGTGGGGATGCTGAGGTTTTCATGAAATTTGCAAGGGCTGGTTACAAGGAGAAAATATGGGATCATGCTGCAGGTGTTATCATCATACAGGAAGCTGGTGGGATGGTAACAGATGCAGGAGGACTTCCCCTAGACTTCTCAAAAGGCTTATATTTAGAAGGCCTTGATCGTGGCATAGTTGCTTGTTCTGGAGCCACACTACATGCAAAGATCATTGATGCAGTTGATGCTAGCTGGGGCTCTTCTGGCCTCTGA
- the LOC108341007 gene encoding secretory carrier-associated membrane protein-like: MAHRYDSNPFDEEEVNPFSEPAVRGKKSSQSSYSGGAFYTTNPGSVVPATNSRLSPLNPEPADYNYGFGATVDIPLDPSTDLKKKEKELQAKEAELRRREQEVRRKEEAAARAGIVLEEKNWPPFFPIIHHDIANEIPVHLQRLQYVAFTSLLGLALCLTWNIIAVTAAWIKGEGVKIWFLAIIYFIAGIPGAYVLWYRPLYRAFRTDSSLNFGWFFLFYLLHLGFCILAAVAPPIVFKGKSFTGILAAIDVVGNHAVIGILYFVGFGLFCIETLISIWVIQQVYMYFRGSGKAAEMKREAARGALRAAL; this comes from the exons ATGGCTCATCGCTATGATAGTAATCCCTTCGATGAAGAAGAAGTCAATCCCTTCTCT GAACCAGCTGTGAGGGGAAAAAAATCAAGCCAATCAAGTTACAGTGGGGGTGCATTTTACACTACA AATCCTGGAAGTGTTGTCCCTGCCACAAATTCAAGGCTATCACCACTTAATCCTGAACCTGCTGATTACAACTATGGTTTTGGCGCGACAGTTGATATACCTCTTGATCCATCAACG GatttgaaaaagaaggaaaaggaacTCCAAGCCAAGGAGGCTGAATTGAGAAGAAGGGAACAG gAAGTCAGACGGAAAGAAGAAGCTGCTGCACGAG CTGGAATTGTTCTTGAGGAGAAGAATTGGCCACCATTTTTCCCAATTATCCATCATGATATCGCCAATGAAATTCCAGTTCATCTTCAAAGACTGCAATATGTTGCTTTTACTTCATTGTTAG GATTGGCTTTGTGCCTCACATGGAATATTATAGCTGTCACTGCAGCTTGGATCAAGGGAGAAG GTGTGAAAATATGGTTTCTTGCTATTATATACTTCATAGCCGGAATTCCTGGAGCATATGTCTTGTGGTATCGCCCATTATACCGTGCTTTTAG GACTGATAGTTCTTTGAACTTTGGATGgtttttcttgttttacttG CTTCACCTAGGATTCTGTATCTTAGCTGCAGTTGCTCCTCCCATAGTTTTCAAAGGAAAATCCTTCAC AGGCATTCTGGCAGCCATAGATGTGGTGGGTAACCATGCAGTGATTGGA ATTTTGTACTTTGTCGGATTTGGGTTGTTCTGCATTGAGACTTTGATCAGCATCTGGGTTATACAG CAAGTATACATGTACTTCCGTGGCAGTGGTAAGGCTGCTGAGATGAAGCGGGAGGCTGCAAGAGGAGCATTGAGGGCTGCATTATGA
- the LOC108341814 gene encoding glycine-rich protein 5, translated as MNPTITFLFFFTLLLIPSPSFATRPASSPNQVKYSKDTNNNNQGGAFGGAAGPGGFFGPGGGFSIPGFGSGFGNGMGGGYGSGYGGPNGGSSKGGIIRPSVVCKDRGPCFQKKVTCPAKCFSSFSRSGKGYGGGGGGGGCTMDCKKKCIAYC; from the coding sequence ATGAACCCCACAATcacctttctcttcttcttcaccctTCTTCTCATACCTTCACCCTCCTTCGCAACCCGACCCGCATCCAGCCCTAATCAAGTCAAGTACTCCAAAgacaccaacaacaacaaccaaggTGGTGCTTTCGGTGGTGCAGCTGGTCCAGGTGGCTTCTTTGGCCCCGGTGGGGGCTTCAGCATACCCGGATTCGGAAGCGGCTTTGGTAACGGCATGGGAGGAGGGTACGGATCCGGGTATGGAGGTCCGAATGGAGGCTCCTCTAAAGGTGGTATCATAAGACCATCCGTTGTGTGCAAAGACCGGGGCCCTTGTTTCCAGAAGAAGGTCACGTGTCCGGCCAAGTGCTTCTCCTCCTTCAGCCGCTCCGGCAAGGGCTACGGCGGCGGCGGAGGCGGCGGTGGCTGTACCATGGACTGCAAAAAGAAATGCATCGCTTATTGCTAA